Proteins encoded by one window of Enterobacter pseudoroggenkampii:
- a CDS encoding ABC transporter substrate-binding protein encodes MKSNLTTIALALAALTVSSAVAAKTLVYCSEGSPENFNPQLYTSGTSVDASAVPVYNRLVDFKPGTTELVPSLAERWEVSDDGKVYTFHLRKGVKFQSNKSFTPTRDFNADDVIFSFMRQKDVNHPYHNVSNGSYSNFESLEFGSLITSIDKVDDHTVRFTLAHPEAPFVADLAWYFASILSAEYADAMLKAGTPEKVDMEPIGTGPFKLAQYQKDSRILFTAFADYWQGKSKLDRLVFSITPDASVRFAKIEKNECQVMPFPNPADLPRMKANKDINLMSKAGLNTGFLAFNTQKPPLDNVKVRQALAMAINKPAIIDAVFHGTGTAAKNLLPPGVWSADSELKDYDYDPEKAKALLKEAGFASGVSVDLWAMPVQRPYNPNAKRMAEMIQADWAKIGVQTKIVTYEWGEYLKRVKGGEHQAALMGWTTATGDPDNFFGPLFTCTSANGGSNSAKWCYKPFDKIIAEAKSTTDRDKRVALYKEAQQIMHDQMPAVMIAHSTIFEPVRKEVTGYEIDPFGKHLFWQLDINQ; translated from the coding sequence ATGAAAAGCAACCTCACAACTATAGCGCTGGCACTCGCTGCACTCACGGTCAGTTCCGCCGTTGCCGCGAAAACGCTGGTGTATTGCTCCGAAGGATCGCCGGAAAACTTTAATCCTCAATTATACACCTCGGGAACCAGCGTGGACGCCAGCGCCGTGCCGGTCTATAACCGGCTGGTCGATTTCAAACCCGGTACCACGGAGCTGGTGCCGAGCCTGGCGGAGCGCTGGGAGGTGAGCGACGACGGCAAGGTTTATACCTTCCATCTGCGTAAAGGCGTGAAGTTCCAGAGCAATAAATCTTTTACGCCGACCCGCGACTTTAACGCCGACGACGTGATTTTCTCGTTTATGCGGCAGAAAGACGTGAACCATCCCTACCACAACGTCTCTAACGGCAGCTACTCCAACTTCGAAAGCCTGGAGTTTGGCAGCCTGATAACCAGCATTGATAAAGTCGATGACCATACCGTGCGTTTTACCCTGGCGCACCCGGAAGCGCCGTTTGTCGCCGATCTGGCCTGGTATTTTGCCTCAATCCTTTCAGCGGAGTATGCCGACGCGATGCTGAAAGCAGGCACGCCGGAGAAGGTGGATATGGAACCCATCGGCACCGGGCCGTTTAAGCTGGCGCAGTATCAGAAGGACTCCCGGATCCTGTTCACTGCGTTTGCCGACTACTGGCAGGGGAAATCGAAGCTGGACAGGCTGGTGTTCAGCATCACCCCGGATGCCTCAGTGCGTTTTGCCAAAATTGAGAAGAATGAATGTCAGGTGATGCCGTTCCCGAATCCGGCCGATCTGCCACGCATGAAGGCCAACAAAGACATCAATCTGATGAGTAAGGCGGGGCTAAATACCGGCTTCCTGGCGTTCAACACGCAGAAGCCGCCGCTGGATAACGTGAAGGTCCGTCAGGCGCTGGCGATGGCCATCAACAAACCGGCGATTATTGATGCGGTGTTCCACGGTACCGGAACCGCGGCGAAGAATCTGCTGCCGCCGGGCGTCTGGAGCGCCGACAGCGAGCTTAAGGATTACGACTACGATCCTGAAAAAGCCAAAGCGCTGCTGAAAGAGGCCGGTTTTGCCAGTGGCGTGAGCGTCGACCTGTGGGCGATGCCGGTACAGCGTCCTTACAATCCGAATGCGAAACGCATGGCGGAGATGATTCAGGCCGACTGGGCGAAAATCGGCGTACAGACCAAAATCGTCACCTACGAATGGGGTGAATACCTTAAGCGCGTGAAGGGCGGCGAACATCAGGCCGCGCTGATGGGCTGGACGACCGCAACGGGCGATCCCGATAACTTCTTTGGTCCGCTGTTTACCTGTACCTCGGCAAACGGCGGCTCAAATTCGGCGAAATGGTGCTATAAGCCCTTTGATAAAATTATTGCGGAAGCAAAATCAACGACCGATCGCGATAAACGCGTGGCGCTGTATAAAGAGGCTCAGCAGATTATGCATGACCAGATGCCCGCGGTGATGATTGCGCATTCAACCATTTTCGAACCGGTGCGCAAGGAGGTGACGGGCTATGAAATCGACCCGTTTGGCAAACATCTGTTCTGGCAACTGGATATAAATCAGTAA
- a CDS encoding DUF3313 domain-containing protein, producing the protein MRTQTFFKVAVLTGLLALAGCSSKVAAPEQYSGFLKDYSGLQQTTSATGKPTLRWVDPSYNEANYDSILWTPITYYPTPKPTTQIGQKTLDELLNYTNNKMKTAIGTRKPVVTTPGKHSLIFRGAITGVSSQKEGLQFYEVVPVALVVAGTQMATGHRTMDTHLFFEGELIDAATNKPVMKVVRKGEGKELNNESTPMTFATLKQVVDDMATDATMFDVKKTAK; encoded by the coding sequence ATGCGTACTCAAACTTTTTTTAAAGTTGCAGTGCTTACTGGTCTGTTGGCGTTGGCCGGCTGTTCTTCAAAAGTCGCCGCTCCAGAACAATACTCCGGCTTTTTAAAAGACTACTCAGGCTTGCAGCAGACAACGTCTGCGACGGGTAAACCAACGCTGCGTTGGGTCGACCCTTCTTATAATGAAGCTAACTACGACAGTATTCTCTGGACACCGATTACCTATTATCCAACGCCAAAACCTACCACGCAAATTGGTCAAAAAACGCTTGATGAGCTGTTGAACTACACCAATAACAAAATGAAAACTGCGATTGGTACGCGTAAGCCGGTTGTGACCACGCCGGGTAAACATAGCCTGATTTTCCGCGGCGCGATTACCGGGGTGAGTTCGCAGAAAGAGGGGCTGCAGTTCTATGAAGTGGTGCCTGTTGCGCTGGTGGTTGCCGGGACGCAGATGGCAACCGGACACCGAACCATGGATACGCATCTCTTCTTTGAAGGCGAGCTGATCGATGCGGCCACCAATAAACCGGTCATGAAGGTGGTACGTAAAGGCGAAGGTAAAGAGCTGAATAACGAAAGCACACCAATGACCTTTGCAACGCTGAAGCAGGTTGTTGATGACATGGCGACGGATGCCACCATGTTTGATGTGAAAAAGACCGCAAAATAA
- a CDS encoding DMT family transporter, translating to MNALLYGLVVVIWGTTWIAIFLQQGPVAAPVSIFWRFAVASLTMMMVLIALRRLRTLALRDHLYCILQGCCVFCFNFWCFYTAASHINTGLESVIFSMAVLYNAINSFIFFGQRPPARFWTAAALGLVGIITLFWDDLLASGWSASLLTGIGLSALGTYGFSLGNMISMRHQRRGLETMTTNAWAMLYGTLVMGCIALFRGDSFVPEWTVSYLGALVYLALFGSVIAFGAYFTLVGRIGPGKAAYSTLLFPLVALSISTVYEGYVWHINGIVGLVLILGGNMVMFTKPETWFRRLRMA from the coding sequence ATGAACGCATTACTCTATGGACTGGTGGTGGTCATCTGGGGAACCACCTGGATTGCCATTTTTCTGCAGCAGGGTCCCGTGGCGGCGCCCGTCTCTATTTTCTGGCGTTTCGCCGTCGCCAGCCTCACGATGATGATGGTGTTAATCGCCCTGCGACGCCTGCGCACGCTGGCGCTGCGGGATCACCTATATTGCATACTCCAGGGATGCTGCGTTTTCTGCTTTAACTTCTGGTGTTTTTACACCGCAGCCTCGCATATCAACACCGGGCTGGAATCGGTGATCTTCTCTATGGCCGTGCTCTATAACGCCATTAACAGCTTTATTTTCTTCGGGCAGCGCCCGCCCGCGCGTTTCTGGACAGCGGCGGCACTGGGGCTGGTTGGGATCATCACCCTCTTCTGGGACGATCTGCTGGCCAGCGGCTGGAGCGCGTCACTCCTGACCGGGATTGGGCTTTCCGCACTCGGTACCTACGGCTTCTCGCTGGGCAATATGATCAGCATGCGCCATCAGCGCAGAGGACTGGAAACCATGACCACCAACGCCTGGGCGATGCTCTATGGCACGCTGGTGATGGGCTGCATTGCCCTGTTCAGAGGCGACAGCTTTGTGCCGGAATGGACGGTGAGCTATCTTGGTGCGCTGGTGTATCTGGCTCTGTTTGGCTCGGTGATTGCTTTTGGTGCCTACTTCACGCTGGTGGGACGCATTGGTCCAGGTAAAGCGGCCTATAGCACGCTGCTCTTCCCGCTGGTGGCGCTCTCCATCTCCACGGTGTATGAAGGGTACGTCTGGCATATCAACGGTATCGTGGGGTTAGTGCTGATTCTGGGAGGAAATATGGTGATGTTTACCAAACCGGAAACCTGGTTCAGGCGCTTACGGATGGCATAA
- a CDS encoding helix-turn-helix transcriptional regulator, translated as MSHAYDTFETLCQQNAVLRETVSLNSGIQLAAWYNKHDTITVKSNHHTLSLYVADGYESYQKTPGGWKNGGGPDRFCLMPKESESTWDIRDDLSFVHLYCTDEHLRDVGEKIWDKRPLSLTLDERIFGSDPKITTLYRQFLLGCDWLQHANQLTLSTASTLLLTHLLQNYSNVQWKLPVVTGGLSPFVLRNVLAFIEENLGQPLTLAELAAQAALSEYHFARMFRQSTGLAPHQYVMQRRMDKAKALVQHTSTPLTEIALACGFNSASHFSNRFRSATGMTPSQLRAASA; from the coding sequence ATGTCTCACGCTTACGATACCTTTGAAACGCTTTGCCAACAGAATGCGGTCCTGCGGGAAACCGTCTCGCTGAATTCGGGTATTCAGCTGGCAGCGTGGTACAACAAGCACGATACGATAACGGTAAAAAGCAACCATCATACCCTCAGCCTGTACGTGGCGGACGGCTACGAAAGCTATCAAAAAACGCCGGGCGGCTGGAAGAACGGCGGGGGGCCGGACCGTTTCTGTTTGATGCCCAAAGAGAGCGAATCGACGTGGGATATCCGTGATGACCTGTCGTTTGTGCATCTCTACTGCACCGATGAACACCTGCGCGACGTAGGGGAAAAAATCTGGGACAAGCGCCCGCTATCGCTGACCCTGGACGAGCGCATTTTTGGTAGCGATCCGAAGATTACCACGCTGTATCGCCAGTTTTTACTGGGCTGCGACTGGCTGCAGCACGCCAACCAGCTCACTCTGAGCACGGCCTCCACGCTGCTGCTGACCCATCTGCTGCAAAACTACTCAAACGTGCAGTGGAAGCTGCCGGTTGTCACGGGAGGGTTGTCGCCGTTTGTGCTGCGCAACGTCCTCGCCTTTATCGAAGAGAATCTCGGGCAGCCCCTGACGCTGGCCGAACTGGCGGCGCAGGCTGCCCTCAGCGAATACCATTTTGCACGCATGTTCCGCCAGTCGACGGGGTTGGCGCCGCATCAGTATGTGATGCAGAGGCGAATGGATAAAGCGAAAGCCCTCGTCCAGCACACCTCGACGCCGCTGACGGAGATCGCACTTGCCTGCGGGTTTAACTCCGCCAGCCACTTCAGCAACCGCTTTCGCAGCGCGACGGGCATGACGCCTTCGCAGCTACGCGCGGCGAGCGCGTGA
- a CDS encoding benzoate/H(+) symporter BenE family transporter: MTHNGVFMRPSSHLVPVALAGFVAVLVGYASSAAIIWQAAAAAGASAQQIAGWMTALGIGMGVSTLALSWWYKAPVLTAWSTPGAALLATSLHGVTLAETIGVFIFANALILLCGITGLFARLMKLIPHSLAAAMLAGVLLQFGLHAFAHLEGHFLLCGSMIAAWLIAKALAPRYAIVVTLLVGGIVAWAGGDVVTDKLTLSLVMPEFIAPAFTFTSLVSIGVPFFLVTMASQNAPGFATMKASGYPLAVSPLIIVTGGLALLFSPFGVFSICIAAITAAICQSPDAHPDADKRWLAAIAAGGFYLLAGIFGGSITGLMAALPLSWIQTLAGLALLGTISGSLYQALSHEAERDAAIVTFLMTASGVTILGIGSAFWGLVLGGVCYALFSRARRA; this comes from the coding sequence ATAACGCACAACGGAGTTTTCATGCGCCCTTCCTCTCACCTTGTTCCAGTCGCACTGGCTGGATTTGTCGCCGTGCTGGTCGGTTACGCCAGCTCGGCCGCCATCATCTGGCAGGCTGCCGCTGCGGCAGGCGCCAGCGCACAGCAGATTGCGGGCTGGATGACCGCGCTGGGAATTGGGATGGGCGTCAGCACGCTGGCGCTTTCCTGGTGGTACAAGGCGCCGGTCCTGACCGCCTGGTCGACGCCCGGCGCGGCGCTGCTCGCCACCAGCCTGCACGGCGTCACGCTGGCGGAAACCATCGGCGTGTTCATCTTTGCGAACGCGCTTATTTTGCTCTGCGGCATTACCGGGCTCTTCGCCCGCCTGATGAAGCTGATCCCCCATTCGCTTGCTGCCGCCATGCTGGCGGGGGTATTGCTGCAGTTTGGCCTGCACGCGTTTGCGCATCTCGAAGGGCACTTTCTGCTGTGCGGCAGCATGATTGCGGCGTGGCTGATCGCAAAAGCGCTGGCTCCTCGCTATGCCATCGTCGTTACGCTGCTGGTCGGCGGTATTGTGGCCTGGGCGGGAGGTGACGTTGTCACCGATAAGCTCACGCTTTCTCTGGTGATGCCTGAGTTTATTGCACCCGCCTTCACCTTCACAAGCCTGGTGAGTATTGGCGTGCCCTTCTTCCTGGTGACCATGGCCTCGCAAAATGCGCCTGGTTTCGCCACGATGAAGGCCTCCGGTTACCCGCTGGCGGTCTCACCGCTCATCATCGTCACGGGTGGACTGGCGCTGCTGTTTTCTCCGTTTGGCGTCTTTTCTATCTGCATTGCGGCCATTACTGCCGCTATTTGTCAAAGCCCGGATGCGCACCCGGATGCCGATAAACGCTGGCTGGCGGCCATCGCAGCCGGAGGGTTTTATCTGCTGGCGGGGATTTTCGGCGGCTCCATTACCGGGCTGATGGCCGCGCTGCCGCTTAGCTGGATCCAGACGCTCGCCGGTCTGGCGCTGCTGGGCACCATCAGCGGGAGTTTATATCAGGCATTAAGCCACGAAGCGGAGCGCGATGCGGCCATCGTTACATTCCTGATGACCGCGAGCGGCGTCACGATCCTGGGCATCGGTTCGGCATTCTGGGGGCTGGTCTTGGGCGGGGTGTGCTACGCCCTGTTTTCACGCGCTCGCCGCGCGTAG
- a CDS encoding helix-turn-helix domain-containing protein has translation MDITRHLATTLKTLRQARGWSLSKLADETGVSKAMLGQIERNESSPTVSTLWKIATGLNVPFSAFITPEADQQAVFDPQQQAMVVKPLFPWDETLRFDYFSITLAPGALSESTPHEAGVIEHVVVVSGELEMKLDGKWQMISADSGVRFAGDKPHAYRNSSDRTVHFHSLIHYPR, from the coding sequence ATGGACATCACACGACATCTTGCAACCACATTGAAAACGCTGCGCCAGGCGCGCGGCTGGAGTTTGTCGAAGCTCGCAGACGAGACCGGCGTGTCAAAGGCCATGCTCGGGCAAATCGAGCGCAATGAATCCAGCCCGACGGTGTCGACGCTGTGGAAAATTGCCACGGGACTGAACGTTCCGTTTTCCGCCTTCATCACGCCGGAGGCGGACCAGCAGGCGGTATTTGACCCCCAGCAGCAGGCGATGGTCGTCAAGCCGCTCTTTCCGTGGGACGAGACGCTCAGGTTTGATTATTTCTCCATTACCCTGGCACCCGGCGCGCTGAGTGAATCCACGCCGCATGAGGCCGGAGTGATTGAACATGTGGTGGTGGTCAGCGGCGAGCTGGAGATGAAGCTTGACGGCAAGTGGCAGATGATTTCTGCCGATTCGGGCGTCCGTTTTGCCGGCGATAAACCGCACGCCTACCGCAACAGCAGCGACCGGACGGTGCATTTTCACTCCCTGATTCATTATCCCCGCTGA
- a CDS encoding peptidase U32 family protein: protein MRLQSHHLELLSPARDAAIAREAILHGADAVYIGGPGFGARHNASNSLSDIAELVPFAHRFGAKVFVTLNTILHDDELEPAQRLITDLYQSGVDALIVQDMGVLELDIPPIELHASTQCDIRTVEKAKFLSDVGFSQIVLARELNLNQIRDIHQATDATIEFFIHGALCVAYSGQCNISHAQTGRSANRGDCSQACRLPYTLKDDQGRVVAFEKHLLSMKDNDQTANLGALIDAGVRSFKIEGRYKDMSYVKNITAHYRQMLDAIIEDRGDLARASAGRTEHFFIPSTDKTFHRGSTDYFVNARKGDIGAFDSPKFIGLPVGEVLKVAKDHLDVAVTEPLANGDGLNVMIKREVVGFRANTVEKTGENRYRVWPNEMPADLYKARPNAALNRNLDHNWQQALLKTSSERRIAVDIELGGWEEQLILTMTCEDGISVTHTLDGLFEVANNAEKALSSLKDGVAKLGQTIYYARAIDVNLPDALFVPNSLLNQFRRETAEMLDAARLAQYPRGSRKAEAVPAPVYPDTHLSFLANVYNHKAREFYHRHGVQLIDAAYEAHEEKGDVPVMITKHCLRFAFNLCPKQAKGNIKSWKATPMQLVNGDEVLTLKFDCRPCEMHVIGKMKNHIFKMPQPGSIVASVSPDDLMKTLPKRKGS from the coding sequence ATGCGCCTGCAATCCCATCATCTTGAACTTTTAAGCCCGGCCCGCGACGCCGCCATAGCCCGTGAAGCGATCCTTCATGGCGCTGACGCCGTCTACATTGGCGGCCCAGGCTTCGGTGCCCGACATAACGCCAGCAACAGCCTGAGCGATATTGCTGAACTGGTGCCGTTCGCCCACCGTTTCGGGGCGAAAGTGTTCGTGACCCTGAACACCATTCTTCATGATGATGAGCTGGAGCCTGCGCAACGTCTGATTACCGATCTCTACCAGTCCGGGGTGGATGCCCTGATTGTTCAGGACATGGGCGTGCTCGAGCTGGATATTCCCCCCATTGAGCTGCATGCCAGTACCCAGTGTGATATCCGTACGGTCGAGAAGGCGAAATTTCTCTCCGACGTCGGCTTTTCGCAGATCGTCCTCGCGCGCGAGCTGAATCTGAATCAGATCCGCGATATTCATCAGGCGACAGACGCGACGATCGAGTTCTTTATCCACGGCGCGCTGTGCGTGGCCTATTCCGGTCAGTGCAATATTTCCCACGCCCAGACGGGCCGCAGCGCCAACCGCGGTGACTGCTCTCAGGCCTGCCGTCTGCCGTATACCCTGAAAGACGATCAGGGCCGCGTCGTGGCGTTCGAAAAACACCTGCTCTCCATGAAGGATAACGATCAGACTGCCAACCTGGGCGCGCTGATCGACGCGGGCGTGCGTTCCTTCAAGATTGAAGGGCGCTATAAAGATATGAGCTACGTGAAGAACATCACCGCGCACTATCGCCAGATGCTGGACGCCATTATTGAGGATCGCGGCGACCTGGCGCGCGCGTCGGCCGGCCGCACCGAGCATTTCTTTATTCCGTCGACGGACAAAACGTTCCACCGCGGCAGCACGGACTATTTCGTGAATGCCCGTAAAGGGGATATCGGCGCGTTTGACTCACCGAAGTTTATCGGTTTACCGGTCGGCGAAGTGCTGAAAGTGGCGAAAGATCACCTTGATGTTGCAGTGACGGAGCCGCTGGCGAACGGCGATGGCCTTAACGTGATGATTAAGCGCGAAGTCGTGGGCTTCCGTGCGAATACGGTCGAGAAAACCGGCGAGAACCGCTACCGCGTATGGCCGAATGAAATGCCGGCCGATCTCTACAAGGCGCGACCTAACGCGGCGCTTAACCGTAACCTCGATCATAACTGGCAGCAGGCGCTGCTGAAAACCTCCAGCGAACGACGTATCGCCGTGGATATTGAGCTGGGCGGCTGGGAAGAGCAGCTAATTCTGACCATGACCTGTGAAGACGGTATCAGCGTGACGCACACGCTCGATGGTCTTTTCGAGGTGGCAAACAACGCGGAAAAAGCGCTTAGCAGCCTGAAGGATGGCGTGGCGAAGCTGGGCCAGACGATTTACTACGCGCGCGCTATCGACGTGAATCTGCCGGACGCGCTGTTCGTGCCGAACAGCCTGCTTAACCAGTTCCGCCGAGAAACGGCAGAGATGCTGGATGCCGCGCGCCTGGCACAGTATCCGCGCGGTAGCCGTAAAGCCGAAGCCGTCCCTGCGCCAGTATACCCGGACACCCATTTGTCCTTCCTCGCCAACGTTTACAACCATAAAGCACGTGAATTCTATCATCGCCACGGCGTGCAGCTGATCGACGCGGCCTATGAAGCGCATGAAGAGAAGGGCGATGTGCCGGTGATGATCACCAAGCACTGCCTCCGCTTTGCGTTTAACCTGTGTCCTAAGCAGGCTAAAGGTAACATTAAGAGCTGGAAGGCCACCCCAATGCAGCTGGTAAACGGTGACGAAGTTCTGACCCTTAAGTTCGACTGCCGTCCTTGCGAAATGCATGTGATTGGCAAGATGAAAAACCACATCTTCAAAATGCCGCAGCCCGGCAGTATTGTGGCATCCGTCAGTCCGGACGACCTGATGAAAACCCTGCCAAAACGCAAGGGCAGTTAA
- a CDS encoding DUF2554 family protein, translating to MIKKGLSFIMLICALFSGQLMAGHKGHEYLWVKNVAHQLRHEADSDELRSAAEESAEGLREHHLWQKSRKPDTHVR from the coding sequence ATGATTAAAAAAGGGTTATCTTTCATAATGCTTATTTGTGCGCTGTTTTCAGGCCAGCTTATGGCCGGGCACAAAGGACATGAATATTTATGGGTAAAGAACGTGGCGCATCAGCTTCGTCATGAAGCCGACAGCGATGAGTTGCGAAGCGCTGCGGAAGAGTCGGCGGAGGGTTTGCGCGAACACCACCTGTGGCAGAAGTCGCGCAAACCGGACACGCACGTCAGGTAA
- a CDS encoding dihydrofolate reductase family protein — MVTTHVFIAVSLDGYIARQNDDIEWLLQRDDPTEDHGYAAFIADKEWIVMGRGSYEKVLTFDTWPYDRPVLVLSRQLADTPVPDALRGKVQFSGRTPKEVLDDLAMQNVHRVYLDGGQVIQSFLREGLVADMVITTVPVLLGSGKSLFGALPGDIDLTLVSSRSFPSGLVQSHYRLKP; from the coding sequence ATGGTCACCACACACGTTTTCATCGCGGTCAGTCTTGATGGCTACATCGCCCGACAGAATGACGATATCGAGTGGCTGCTGCAGCGCGATGACCCGACTGAGGATCATGGCTATGCGGCGTTCATCGCGGACAAAGAGTGGATCGTGATGGGCCGGGGGAGCTATGAGAAGGTGCTGACTTTTGACACATGGCCGTATGACCGGCCCGTGCTGGTGCTTTCCCGACAGCTGGCCGACACGCCCGTACCCGACGCATTGAGGGGCAAAGTACAGTTTTCCGGCCGCACGCCAAAGGAGGTGCTCGACGATCTGGCGATGCAGAACGTCCATCGCGTCTATCTCGATGGTGGACAGGTGATCCAGTCGTTCCTGCGCGAAGGACTGGTAGCGGATATGGTGATCACGACCGTTCCTGTTCTGCTTGGATCGGGAAAATCGCTGTTCGGCGCCCTGCCCGGAGATATCGATTTGACGCTGGTATCAAGCCGCAGCTTCCCTTCTGGCCTGGTACAGTCACACTATCGACTGAAGCCATAA
- the ftrA gene encoding transcriptional regulator FtrA — translation MPENSKKMTNLRQLARPKVVVLAYDGLCTFEFGVAVEIFGLPRPELGDEWYRFAVAGVDSGELRATGGIRIITDGDISLLESADLIVVPGWRGLDSPVPDALCGALRQASARGCQVLSICSGVFVLAASGLLNGRKATTHWRYIDALKARYPDIDVVEDVLYQDEGDILTSAGSAAGIDLCLHVVRRDYGMETANSVARRLVIPPHRDGSQPQQLSRPVAQLRESQRLGQLFDFLHTHLIDAHSVDSLARRVGMSQRTFLRRFEAATGMTPARWLINERLLRAKDYLESSRLSIDSIAEQTGFGQASTLRHHFRQQFALSPAQYRKQFSRTGTAR, via the coding sequence ATGCCAGAAAACAGCAAAAAGATGACAAACTTAAGACAACTTGCCCGCCCGAAGGTGGTCGTGCTGGCGTATGACGGTCTGTGTACCTTTGAGTTTGGGGTGGCGGTGGAAATCTTCGGCCTGCCTCGCCCCGAGCTGGGCGACGAATGGTATCGTTTTGCCGTGGCGGGCGTGGACAGCGGTGAACTTCGGGCGACGGGCGGGATCCGCATCATTACCGATGGCGATATCTCCCTGCTTGAGTCTGCCGATCTGATTGTGGTTCCGGGCTGGCGGGGGCTGGACTCACCGGTTCCGGATGCGCTCTGCGGCGCATTGCGTCAGGCCAGCGCGCGCGGGTGTCAGGTGCTCTCTATCTGCTCGGGCGTGTTTGTGCTGGCCGCCTCGGGGCTGCTGAACGGACGTAAAGCCACGACGCACTGGCGCTACATTGACGCGTTAAAAGCCCGTTACCCTGACATCGACGTGGTTGAGGATGTGCTCTACCAGGACGAGGGCGATATACTGACCTCTGCGGGCAGCGCGGCGGGGATCGATCTCTGCCTGCACGTTGTGCGTCGGGATTATGGCATGGAAACCGCCAACAGCGTGGCGCGTCGGCTGGTCATTCCCCCTCACAGGGATGGATCTCAGCCGCAGCAGCTGAGCCGCCCGGTGGCGCAGCTGCGGGAGAGTCAACGTCTCGGCCAGCTGTTTGATTTTCTGCACACGCATCTTATCGACGCGCATAGCGTCGACTCGCTGGCGCGTCGGGTCGGAATGAGCCAGCGCACCTTTCTTCGCCGCTTCGAGGCGGCAACGGGAATGACGCCCGCACGCTGGTTGATCAATGAGCGCCTGCTGCGAGCGAAAGATTATCTGGAAAGCAGCCGGTTAAGCATCGACAGCATCGCGGAACAGACCGGATTTGGTCAGGCGTCGACATTACGTCATCATTTTCGCCAGCAGTTCGCGCTCTCCCCGGCTCAGTATCGCAAACAATTTTCACGTACTGGTACCGCCCGCTGA
- a CDS encoding rhodanese-like domain-containing protein, giving the protein MSYVTEFPAAEPQEAVTHFLRRLSVETDCADVHHAIANNEQDFVLLHVVGSPEQFSRRHVPGALHLPRSQITAERMAQWPEGTLFVVYCAGPHCNGADRAALKLARLGLPVKIMLGGIAGWEDEKFAFASSETSAAL; this is encoded by the coding sequence ATGAGCTATGTTACTGAATTTCCGGCTGCCGAGCCGCAGGAAGCTGTTACCCATTTTCTGCGTCGCCTGAGCGTCGAAACCGACTGTGCCGATGTGCATCATGCCATCGCCAATAATGAGCAGGACTTTGTTTTGCTGCATGTGGTGGGGAGCCCGGAGCAGTTTTCCCGTCGTCACGTACCTGGCGCATTGCATCTGCCGCGGAGCCAGATTACCGCTGAGCGCATGGCTCAATGGCCTGAAGGCACGCTGTTCGTTGTCTACTGCGCAGGGCCGCACTGTAACGGCGCGGACAGAGCCGCGCTCAAGCTGGCGCGCCTCGGGCTGCCGGTCAAAATCATGCTCGGGGGGATCGCCGGCTGGGAAGATGAAAAGTTCGCCTTTGCCAGCAGCGAAACCTCCGCCGCGCTGTGA